In the genome of Maribacter forsetii DSM 18668, the window TTACGAAGCCGATGTGTTTTATTATTTTCCTTTAGTTTTAGGTGCGATGAACATAGTCATACGCTTTCCTTCTAGTTTAGGCATTTGTTCTACCTTCCCTAATTCTTCTAATTCAGATGCTAATCTTAGTAATAAAATTTCTCCTTGATCTTTATAGACAATTGATCGTCCTTTAAAAAACACATAAGCCTTTAATTTCGCTCCTTCCTTAAGGAACTTTTCAGCATGTTTCTTTTTAAATTCATAATCATGGTCATCTGTATTAGGACCAAATCTTATTTCTTTAACAACGACCTTTGAAGCTTTCGCTTTCATGGCCTTGTCTCTTTTCTTCTGTTCGTATAAAAACTTTTTATACTCCAT includes:
- the infC gene encoding translation initiation factor IF-3; this encodes MAIRKRFRPQPRRENKNPHNINEKITAPKVRLVGDNVEVGVYPFPQALEKAEELGLDLVEISPKADPPVCKIMEYKKFLYEQKKRDKAMKAKASKVVVKEIRFGPNTDDHDYEFKKKHAEKFLKEGAKLKAYVFFKGRSIVYKDQGEILLLRLASELEELGKVEQMPKLEGKRMTMFIAPKTKGK